From Cellulomonas chengniuliangii, the proteins below share one genomic window:
- a CDS encoding GatB/YqeY domain-containing protein, whose product MSTLERLTSDLTTSMKARDAFRTGTLRQAIGAVRAAEKAGPMAVELTEEQVQEVLVREVKKRRESAEIYTGAGAAERAETETAEADLIEAYLPAAVSEEQLDAIVADAIVSTGASSMKDMGAVMRAATAAAAPLGRVDGKALSQRVRAALASASS is encoded by the coding sequence ATGAGCACACTCGAGAGGCTGACGTCCGACCTGACCACCTCCATGAAGGCCCGCGACGCGTTCCGCACAGGGACGCTGCGGCAGGCGATCGGCGCCGTCCGCGCCGCGGAGAAGGCAGGGCCCATGGCCGTCGAGCTGACCGAGGAGCAGGTGCAGGAGGTCCTGGTCCGCGAGGTCAAGAAGCGCCGGGAGAGCGCTGAGATCTACACCGGCGCCGGCGCCGCCGAGCGCGCCGAGACCGAGACGGCCGAGGCCGACCTGATCGAGGCCTACCTGCCCGCCGCGGTCAGCGAGGAGCAGCTCGACGCGATCGTCGCGGACGCCATCGTGTCCACGGGCGCCAGCAGCATGAAGGACATGGGCGCCGTGATGAGGGCGGCCACGGCCGCCGCGGCGCCGCTCGGGCGGGTGGACGGCAAGGCGCTGTCGCAGCGGGTGCGCGCCGCCCTGGCCAGCGCGTCGAGCTGA